One region of Elstera cyanobacteriorum genomic DNA includes:
- a CDS encoding fumarylacetoacetate hydrolase family protein: protein MLQFPLDPAATLPADGYAGSLAGRVWRPGIGPSVVAVRANGVFDVTAAFPTMSDLAGQDDPAKALAAVAGEVIGDLEAILANTPEDARDLTKPWLLAPTDLQVLKAAGVTFAVSMLERVIEERARGNPDAAAAIRAEVTRLVGDDLGKLKPGSDAAMTLKDVLIAQGAWSQYLEVGIGPDAEVFTKAPTLSAVGTLSDAGLHPKSTWNNPEPEVVLIVAADGRITGATLGNDVNLRDFEGRSALLLSKAKDNNASCAIGPFIRFFDASFSLDDVRATDVTLTVEGQDQFRLDGSSSISKISRDPTDLVAQTVNANHQYPDGFALFMGTMFAPTQDRDDPGKGFTHKSGDLVTIAAPKLGRLINRMQTSDACAPWTFGIGALMRNLAGRGLLRG, encoded by the coding sequence ATGCTTCAGTTTCCCTTGGATCCCGCCGCCACCTTGCCCGCCGATGGCTATGCGGGCAGCCTTGCCGGACGCGTTTGGCGGCCGGGTATCGGCCCGTCCGTCGTGGCAGTGCGCGCGAACGGCGTGTTCGACGTGACCGCCGCCTTCCCAACGATGAGCGACCTTGCCGGGCAGGACGATCCAGCCAAAGCGCTTGCCGCCGTTGCGGGCGAGGTGATCGGCGATCTTGAGGCGATCCTCGCCAATACGCCGGAGGATGCGCGCGATCTCACCAAGCCCTGGCTGCTCGCCCCCACCGATTTGCAGGTGCTGAAGGCGGCGGGCGTGACCTTCGCCGTTTCGATGCTGGAACGGGTGATCGAGGAACGGGCGCGCGGCAACCCCGATGCCGCCGCCGCTATCCGCGCCGAAGTGACCCGTCTTGTTGGCGACGATCTTGGGAAGCTGAAGCCCGGCTCCGACGCCGCCATGACTCTGAAAGACGTGCTGATCGCCCAAGGGGCGTGGAGCCAATACCTTGAAGTCGGCATCGGCCCGGATGCGGAGGTTTTCACCAAAGCCCCGACGCTCTCCGCCGTCGGCACGCTGTCGGATGCCGGGCTGCACCCCAAATCGACCTGGAACAACCCGGAACCGGAAGTGGTGCTGATCGTTGCCGCCGATGGCCGCATCACCGGCGCGACCCTGGGCAATGACGTAAACCTGCGCGATTTCGAAGGCCGGTCGGCGCTGCTGCTCTCGAAAGCCAAGGACAATAACGCCTCCTGCGCCATCGGCCCCTTCATCCGCTTCTTCGATGCAAGCTTCAGCCTCGATGATGTGCGGGCGACCGATGTAACCCTGACGGTGGAAGGGCAGGACCAGTTCCGGCTCGACGGCAGTTCGTCCATCAGCAAGATCAGCCGCGATCCGACCGATCTGGTGGCCCAGACGGTCAATGCGAACCATCAATACCCGGATGGCTTCGCCCTGTTCATGGGAACGATGTTCGCGCCGACCCAGGACCGAGACGATCCCGGTAAGGGCTTTACCCATAAAAGCGGCGACCTCGTTACCATCGCCGCACCGAAGCTGGGGCGGCTGATCAACCGCATGCAGACCAGCGACGCCTGTGCGCCCTGGACCTTTGGCATTGGCGCGCTGATGCGCAATCTTGCCGGGCGTGGGCTGCTGAGGGGGTAA
- a CDS encoding UxaA family hydrolase translates to MSAALQDPRSILLHSTDNTAVAVDSIAPGALVRGVVAKARIHKGHKIALAPISLGAPVLKFGQIIGFATQPIEPGDWVHEHNVAVQEFDRDYRFAEGAKADDNLLPENQRASFQGFRRANGKFGTRNYIAILTSVNCSATAARFIAKEVERSGILDDYPNIDGVIPLVHGTGCAMDTKGEGYEVLKRTQWGYAANPNMAAVLMVGLGCEAFQIGKWKEAYGIVESDAFRSLVIQDMGGTRRTIDAGVEAVRAMLPLANGYTRETAPASELMLALQCGGSDGYSGITANPALGAAVDLLVRHGGTAILSETPEIYGAEHLLTYRAADRAIGEKLVDLIHWWEEYSARHGGEMNNNPSPGNKAGGLTTILEKSLGAAAKGGTGTLRGVYRYAEPVTAKGFVFMDTPGYDPVAATGQVAGGANVLCFTTGRGSAYGCKPTPSIKLATNSDMFRRMSEDMDINCGDILDGVTVEEKGREIFDFILKTASGEKTKSEALGYGDAEFVPWQLGAIM, encoded by the coding sequence ATGAGCGCGGCGCTGCAAGACCCCCGCTCCATCCTGCTGCACAGCACCGACAATACTGCCGTCGCGGTCGATAGCATCGCCCCCGGCGCATTGGTACGCGGCGTTGTGGCCAAGGCGCGTATTCACAAAGGCCATAAGATCGCCCTCGCCCCGATTTCCCTGGGCGCGCCGGTGCTGAAATTCGGTCAGATTATCGGCTTTGCCACGCAGCCCATCGAACCGGGCGATTGGGTGCACGAACATAATGTGGCGGTGCAGGAATTCGACCGCGACTACCGCTTCGCCGAAGGCGCGAAAGCCGACGATAATCTGCTGCCCGAAAACCAGCGCGCCAGCTTTCAGGGCTTCCGCCGCGCTAACGGCAAGTTTGGCACGCGCAACTATATCGCCATCCTGACCAGCGTAAATTGTTCGGCCACCGCCGCGCGCTTCATCGCCAAGGAGGTCGAGCGCTCCGGCATTCTCGACGATTACCCGAATATCGACGGGGTCATCCCGCTGGTCCACGGCACCGGCTGCGCGATGGATACCAAGGGCGAAGGCTATGAGGTGCTGAAACGCACCCAATGGGGCTATGCCGCCAACCCCAATATGGCGGCAGTGCTGATGGTCGGCCTGGGGTGCGAAGCCTTTCAGATCGGGAAATGGAAAGAGGCTTACGGCATCGTCGAAAGCGACGCTTTCCGCTCCCTCGTCATCCAGGATATGGGCGGCACCCGCCGCACGATTGATGCGGGGGTTGAAGCGGTGCGCGCTATGCTGCCGCTCGCCAATGGCTACACGCGCGAAACCGCCCCGGCATCCGAACTCATGCTCGCCCTGCAATGCGGCGGGTCGGATGGTTATTCCGGCATTACCGCCAATCCGGCGCTGGGCGCGGCGGTCGATCTGCTGGTGCGCCACGGCGGCACGGCAATCCTATCCGAAACCCCGGAAATCTATGGGGCCGAACATCTGTTGACCTACCGGGCGGCGGACCGTGCCATTGGCGAAAAGCTGGTCGATCTCATCCATTGGTGGGAAGAATATTCGGCCCGCCACGGCGGCGAGATGAACAACAATCCCTCCCCCGGCAATAAGGCGGGCGGGCTGACCACGATTCTGGAAAAATCCCTGGGTGCCGCCGCTAAGGGTGGCACGGGCACCCTACGCGGCGTTTATCGTTACGCCGAACCGGTGACGGCCAAGGGCTTCGTGTTCATGGATACGCCGGGTTACGATCCGGTCGCGGCCACCGGCCAAGTGGCGGGCGGCGCCAATGTTCTGTGTTTCACCACCGGGCGCGGCTCCGCCTATGGCTGCAAGCCCACCCCGTCGATCAAGCTGGCGACGAACAGCGATATGTTCCGCCGCATGAGCGAGGATATGGACATCAACTGCGGCGATATTCTCGACGGCGTGACCGTCGAGGAAAAAGGCCGCGAGATTTTCGACTTCATCCTGAAAACCGCGTCTGGCGAAAAAACCAAATCCGAGGCCCTGGGCTACGGCGATGCCGAATTCGTGCCCTGGCAACTCGGCGCAATTATGTAG
- a CDS encoding RbsD/FucU family protein: MLKGLDPILSPDLLWALAAMGHGDDLALVDGNHPAQAIAKNTVFGRPILLSGIPIERAARAILSLLPLDQYVPDPARRMEVVGDAVTVPPVQQAVQAEIDRAAETATVLLGIERFAFYDAAKQAFAVVQVSDPRPYGCFLFRKGVIAGDVA, encoded by the coding sequence ATGCTGAAGGGGCTTGATCCGATCCTATCGCCCGATCTTCTGTGGGCGCTGGCCGCGATGGGGCATGGCGACGATCTCGCCCTGGTCGATGGCAATCACCCGGCGCAAGCGATTGCCAAAAACACCGTGTTCGGACGCCCCATTCTTCTGTCAGGCATTCCCATCGAACGGGCGGCACGGGCGATCTTAAGCCTGCTACCGCTCGACCAATATGTCCCCGATCCGGCGCGGCGCATGGAAGTCGTCGGGGATGCCGTTACCGTCCCGCCGGTGCAGCAGGCGGTACAGGCAGAAATCGACCGGGCAGCGGAGACCGCCACCGTCTTGCTGGGCATCGAACGCTTCGCTTTCTACGATGCCGCGAAACAGGCCTTCGCCGTCGTGCAGGTCAGCGACCCGCGCCCCTACGGCTGCTTCCTGTTCCGCAAGGGCGTGATCGCCGGAGACGTCGCATGA
- a CDS encoding amidohydrolase family protein, whose amino-acid sequence MKIDAHHHIWQLARGDYGWLTPDLTPLYRDFGMAEVTPFLTHFGIVKVILVQAAPTEAETHYLLNVADADPRVAGVVGWTEFSAPDAPARIAALAAHPKLVGLRPMVQDIADDDWLLRADLIPAFNAVIDHGLVYDALVLPRHLPRLLTVVERHPDLTVVIDHLAKPFIADGQMEPWRADMRRLATHPNVHCKLSGMITEARAGWRVDDLRPYVETALDLFGPDRLIWGSDWPVADLAGGYAAWAEATEDLLAPLTSTEKAAIQGGTAERVYLKEGNA is encoded by the coding sequence ATGAAGATCGACGCCCATCACCATATCTGGCAACTCGCGCGCGGCGATTATGGCTGGCTGACGCCGGACCTGACCCCGCTTTATCGCGACTTCGGCATGGCGGAGGTCACGCCCTTTCTCACCCACTTTGGGATCGTGAAGGTCATTCTGGTCCAAGCCGCGCCAACCGAGGCCGAAACCCACTATCTGCTGAACGTGGCGGACGCCGACCCCCGCGTTGCCGGGGTTGTCGGCTGGACCGAATTTTCCGCGCCCGACGCGCCCGCACGCATTGCGGCGCTGGCGGCCCATCCGAAGCTCGTCGGCCTGCGCCCGATGGTGCAGGACATCGCCGACGACGATTGGCTGTTGCGCGCCGATCTGATCCCGGCCTTTAACGCGGTCATCGACCACGGCCTCGTGTATGACGCCCTGGTGCTGCCGCGCCATCTGCCGCGCCTTCTGACGGTGGTTGAACGACACCCCGATCTGACCGTGGTGATCGACCATCTGGCGAAGCCCTTCATCGCCGATGGGCAGATGGAGCCGTGGCGGGCGGATATGCGGCGCCTCGCCACCCATCCTAATGTTCATTGCAAACTTTCGGGCATGATCACCGAAGCGCGCGCGGGCTGGCGGGTGGACGACCTCCGCCCCTATGTCGAAACCGCGCTGGACCTGTTCGGCCCCGACCGGCTGATCTGGGGCAGTGACTGGCCGGTTGCCGATCTCGCGGGCGGCTATGCCGCCTGGGCGGAGGCGACGGAAGACTTGCTGGCGCCGCTGACCTCAACCGAAAAAGCCGCCATTCAAGGCGGCACTGCTGAGCGGGTCTATCTTAAGGAAGGGAACGCTTAA
- a CDS encoding GntR family transcriptional regulator codes for MMSSAKKDREPANLRGRAYESFTRHLLADEIRPGQFISQRELVDITQLPLGAIRELIPRLEAEGLIKTVPQRGMQVAHVDLNLIRDAFQFRLFLEREAVAIFAREAPDTTIKGLLDSHENMIAACEVAEGAGGIGDDLVAEAQEIDWALHIAIIDGLRNAIIADAYRVNLIKIRLIKQSTTRMKPTVVIPTMMEHMGVLRALVARDPEAAKAAMEAHILRARDRAFGLQVK; via the coding sequence ATGATGAGTTCCGCCAAAAAGGATCGGGAGCCGGCCAACCTGCGGGGACGGGCGTACGAGAGTTTTACCCGGCATCTTTTGGCGGATGAAATCCGGCCCGGGCAGTTCATCTCGCAGCGGGAACTGGTGGATATCACTCAGCTCCCGCTCGGGGCGATCCGTGAGTTGATCCCGCGTTTGGAGGCCGAAGGGCTGATCAAGACCGTACCGCAGCGCGGGATGCAGGTGGCGCACGTCGATCTGAACCTGATCCGCGACGCGTTTCAGTTCCGGCTGTTTTTAGAGCGCGAGGCGGTGGCTATCTTCGCCCGCGAAGCGCCGGACACCACGATCAAAGGGCTTCTCGATAGTCACGAAAACATGATCGCGGCCTGCGAGGTAGCGGAGGGCGCGGGGGGGATTGGCGACGATCTGGTGGCCGAAGCGCAGGAAATCGACTGGGCCTTGCATATCGCCATCATCGATGGGTTGCGCAACGCCATCATCGCCGACGCCTATCGCGTCAATCTGATCAAGATCCGCCTTATCAAGCAATCGACGACGCGGATGAAACCTACCGTGGTGATCCCGACGATGATGGAGCATATGGGCGTTCTGCGCGCTCTGGTAGCCCGCGATCCCGAGGCGGCGAAGGCGGCGATGGAAGCCCATATCCTGCGCGCCCGCGACCGGGCTTTCGGCCTACAGGTAAAATAG
- a CDS encoding sulfite exporter TauE/SafE family protein, with the protein MITDPLFYALAAPAILLTGISKGGLSGLGALTVPVLAMVLPPGQAVGLMLPILCLMDLFGLWAYRRSWSRDQLGVLLLGALVGIGFGILAFDHLDDNAVRIAIGANALVFTLLNWLKPFVTKGKPDDPAAPSNPKGFFWSGVSGFASYIAHAGGPPLLMYLLPQRIDKMLLAGTTVVYFAIVNFIKLGPYIWFGQIDGANFTQALVLAPLAPIGIWIGYWLTKRIDSKTFYQLSHILLLVAGLKLVYDGLKGFGLV; encoded by the coding sequence ATGATCACTGATCCGCTCTTTTATGCGCTCGCCGCGCCCGCCATCCTGCTCACCGGCATTAGTAAAGGCGGCCTGTCGGGGCTGGGGGCGCTGACCGTGCCCGTGCTGGCGATGGTGCTGCCGCCGGGGCAGGCGGTCGGGCTGATGCTGCCAATCCTGTGCTTAATGGACCTTTTCGGCCTGTGGGCCTATCGGCGGAGTTGGAGCCGCGATCAATTGGGTGTGCTGCTGCTGGGCGCCTTGGTCGGCATCGGTTTCGGTATTCTCGCCTTCGATCATCTCGACGATAACGCCGTACGCATCGCTATTGGCGCCAACGCCCTGGTCTTCACCCTGCTGAACTGGTTGAAGCCGTTCGTAACCAAAGGCAAGCCCGATGACCCCGCTGCCCCGTCCAACCCCAAAGGGTTTTTCTGGTCGGGCGTATCGGGCTTCGCCAGCTATATCGCCCACGCAGGCGGGCCGCCGCTGTTGATGTACCTGCTGCCCCAGCGCATCGATAAAATGCTGCTGGCGGGTACGACGGTGGTCTATTTCGCCATCGTCAACTTCATCAAGCTCGGCCCCTACATTTGGTTCGGCCAGATCGACGGAGCGAATTTTACCCAGGCCCTCGTCCTCGCCCCGCTGGCGCCAATTGGCATTTGGATTGGCTATTGGCTGACCAAACGGATCGACAGCAAGACCTTCTACCAGCTCAGCCATATTCTGCTGCTGGTGGCGGGGCTGAAGCTGGTCTATGACGGGCTGAAGGGCTTTGGGCTGGTTTAG